The following DNA comes from Cheilinus undulatus linkage group 4, ASM1832078v1, whole genome shotgun sequence.
GAGCGGCAGGAAGAGGAGGGCCAGGAGAAAGGAGAGCTACGTCATCTACGTCTACAAGGTGCTCAAGCAAGTGCACCCCGACACCGGCATCTCCCCCAAGGCTACAGGCATCATGAACTCCTTTGTCAGTGATATCTTTGAGCACATCGCCGGGGAGGCCTCTCGTCTGGCTCACTATAATAAGCGCTCCATCATCACCTCTGGGGAGATCCAGACCACCGTCCACCTGCTGCTGCCTGGAGAGCTGGCCAAGCACGCCGTGTCTGAGGGCACCAAGGCCGTCATCAAGTACACCAGCTCCAAGTAAACCTGTTTAACTTCAACCGACTTAAAGCTCCTTTCAAGGACCACCCACTTAAGTTAAAGAGTAGAAATCCTCTCATCCCATGTATTGGCTGAATGTTCATGAGCAGCAGTAACATGGAAGTGAAATGTTACTCTGTAATAACTGTTCACaggaaaatttattttccaccGAGAA
Coding sequences within:
- the LOC121508933 gene encoding histone H2B-like; translated protein: MPEPVKSALKKGSKKAASKATKSGRKRRARRKESYVIYVYKVLKQVHPDTGISPKATGIMNSFVSDIFEHIAGEASRLAHYNKRSIITSGEIQTTVHLLLPGELAKHAVSEGTKAVIKYTSSK